The Halomonas sp. KG2 genome contains a region encoding:
- a CDS encoding OmpA family protein: protein MNNLSNSMMTKAALGAASIAAVLVLAGCASPPNSDRTELREAGDGFPALAGNWYDGGKFVEPDSVLRIAEGQSKDQVRQLIGNPHYAEGFFGVREWNYVFNLYTGNGNEYITCQYQVHYDDEMALESTRWRDAQCPALLVPIEVEEIAAEPREEKLTLSGDVLFDFDSDQLSLEGRRALERVSDMVLDAYSSPSVLVVGYTDRFGEEQYNLSLSQSRAEAVGSYLVSQGIERRNLTLLGRGEADPIVDCPGQVATPSVKECLRPNRRVEMTLQ, encoded by the coding sequence GTGAACAATCTTAGTAACAGCATGATGACCAAGGCGGCCCTCGGGGCCGCCAGTATCGCCGCCGTTCTCGTGTTAGCAGGCTGTGCTAGCCCGCCTAACAGTGACCGTACAGAGTTGCGTGAAGCGGGTGATGGCTTTCCGGCGCTAGCGGGCAACTGGTATGACGGTGGCAAGTTTGTGGAGCCGGATAGCGTGCTTCGTATTGCAGAAGGGCAAAGCAAAGACCAAGTACGGCAACTGATCGGCAATCCCCATTACGCGGAAGGATTCTTTGGCGTTCGAGAGTGGAACTACGTATTCAACCTGTACACGGGCAATGGCAATGAGTACATCACCTGCCAATACCAAGTGCACTATGATGATGAGATGGCGTTAGAAAGCACGCGTTGGCGCGACGCGCAATGTCCGGCGTTATTGGTGCCAATCGAAGTAGAAGAAATAGCCGCTGAGCCGCGTGAAGAGAAATTAACGTTATCAGGCGATGTGCTATTTGATTTTGATAGTGACCAACTCTCGTTAGAGGGGCGACGCGCTTTGGAACGGGTGTCAGATATGGTGCTTGATGCCTACTCATCACCAAGTGTACTCGTTGTTGGCTACACGGATCGATTTGGTGAGGAGCAGTATAATCTTAGCTTGTCTCAGTCACGTGCGGAGGCAGTTGGCAGTTATCTAGTCTCACAGGGAATAGAGCGACGTAACTTAACGCTGCTAGGAAGAGGAGAGGCCGACCCTATCGTTGATTGCCCAGGTCAAGTGGCTACACCAAGCGTGAAGGAGTGCTTGAGGCCTAATCGCAGAGTGGAGATGACGCTGCAATAA